GATTCGCGTTTCCACAGTCCGTAGGCGCACAGGGTGCCTGCGGCGGTCGCCAGCAGCGTGGCCGCCGCAGCGATCCACAGGCTGTTGGCCGCCGCCTCCACCAGCCTCGCGTCGCGCCACGCTTCCGCGTACCAGCGGAACGAAAATCCTTCCCAGACCGTGAACCGGCCTTCGTTGAAGCTGAACACGGCCAGCACCAGCAGCGGCGCATGGAGAAACACATACAGCAGGACGGCGCTGAACGCGATGACGCGGGTCACAGCAGCGGCTCCTCTCTCCGCCGCGCCTCCATCCAGAGCAGGATCAGCACCGCCGCCATCAGCGCAAGGGAAACGGCCGAGCCGAACGGCCAGTCGCGCGACGCCGTGAACTGGTTCTGGATCAGCGTCCCCGCGAGAATCGTCTTCCCGCCGCCCAGCAGGTCGGGAATCAGATACGTTCCCAGGCAGGGGATGAAGACCAGCAGCACGCCGGCGCGGATGCCGGGCGCGGCCAGCGGCAGCGTGACGCGCCAGAACGCCTGCCAGTCGCGGGCGCCGAGATCCGCAGCCGCCTCCAGCAGATGAGGCTCCTGCCGCTCCAGCGCTGCGTAGAGCGGCAGCACCATGAACGGCAGATGCGCGTACACCAGCCCCAGGACGACGGCGCCCCAGTTGTAGAGCAGCGGCAACGGTTCGCTGATGAGGCCCGCCTTCAGCAGGGCGCTGTTGACGAGGCCCGTGTCGCGCAGAAGGAACATCCAGGCATACGTGCGGATCAGCAGGCTGGTCCAGAACGGAACCATCACCAGCGCAAGCAGCAGGTTCTTCCACCGGCCTGAGCGGACGATGGCCAGGGCCAGAGGAAAGGCCATCAGCAGGCAGAGCGCCGTGGCTGCTGCCGCGACAGCGAACGACCTCGCCAGGATGCCGAAATAGAGCGGATCCGCGAGCCGCTGCCAGTTTTCCAGCGTCCACGGCGGCATCACGCCCCCGTATGCCCCGCGGGTCTGGAACGCGTAAGCCGCCAGAACGATGAAAGGGACGGCAACCGTGGCGATGAGCAGTGCAGCCGCGGGCGCGAGCGCCAGCGCTCGGAGCCGCCGGTTCATGGTTCGGCGACCCGGATCTCGTCGTCCGGCCGCCAGGAGACGAAGACGCGTTCGCCGGGCTGATGCGCGCCCTCGAACGGCGACATTTCGGATACGATCCGCGCGCCGTTGTCCAGCTCCGCCTCCACATGGATGCAATTGCCCAGGAACAGCGACGCCAGCACGGTGGCGGGCGCTGACTTTCGGCCGCCGTCCGGCGGCGTCCGCGTCACCTGCGTCGCCTCAGGCCGCAGGCCGAAACCCTCCATCCAGTTCATCGGGCCCAGGAATTGCGCCGCAAAACGGGTTCTCGGGTGCAGGTACAGTTCCTGCGGCGTGCCCAGCTGCTCGCACCTGCCGTTGCGCAGCAGCGCGATCCGGTCCGACAGCGACAGCGCTTCCTCCTTGTCGTGCGTGACGAAGACGAATGTGATGCCCACGCGCCGCTGCAGCGCGCGCAGTTCGATGCGCACCTGCTTGCGGAGGTTCGGATCGAGCGCCGAGAGCGGTTCGTCCAGCAGCAGCACCGCCGGCCGCAGCACCAGCGAGCGCGCCAGCGCCACGCGCTGCTTTTCCCCGCCGGACAGCTCGCGCGGATAGCGCTGCAGCTTGTTGCCCAGCCCCAGCATCTCAATGCACTCGGCCATCGCCTGCCGCCCGGCCCCGTTGCGGTAGCGCAGGCCGAATTCGATGTTCTCGCGCACCGTCATGTGCGGGAACAGCGCGTAGCTCTGAAAGACGGTGGAGACGTTGCGCTGGTAAGGCGGCAGCCCGTCGAGGCGCCGCCCTTCGAGAAGAATCCGCCCCCGCGTCGGCTGCTCGAATCCGGCGATCAGCCTCAGCGTCGTGGTCTTGCCGCATCCGGAAGGGCCCAGCAGGCCGAAGAATTCGCCCTGACCGATCTCCAGCGACACCCCCGCCAGCGCCGTGTGTCCCGGATACTCCTTGGC
This DNA window, taken from Bryobacteraceae bacterium, encodes the following:
- the potB gene encoding spermidine/putrescine ABC transporter permease is translated as MNRRLRALALAPAAALLIATVAVPFIVLAAYAFQTRGAYGGVMPPWTLENWQRLADPLYFGILARSFAVAAAATALCLLMAFPLALAIVRSGRWKNLLLALVMVPFWTSLLIRTYAWMFLLRDTGLVNSALLKAGLISEPLPLLYNWGAVVLGLVYAHLPFMVLPLYAALERQEPHLLEAAADLGARDWQAFWRVTLPLAAPGIRAGVLLVFIPCLGTYLIPDLLGGGKTILAGTLIQNQFTASRDWPFGSAVSLALMAAVLILLWMEARRREEPLL